In a single window of the Bacteroidota bacterium genome:
- a CDS encoding ABC transporter ATP-binding protein, with translation MKNQTVIKFENVSKTFSIQDNKTQTFREVIIDLISSKRKRQIKAVKNVSFEIKKGEFIGIVGANGSGKSTLLHLMSGVYKPDKGGKVTTIGSFIRLSLGLGFNIELTARENIYINASVMGLTFKQIGRRFYKIIEFAELNDFIDTKIKYYSKGMKSRLAFAIAIHAEADIFLMDEFFGGVGDEKFKEKSDKIFNEAFIQGQTIIHVSHNLGTVKKYANRVFLMHKGECIQIGSPAEVLETYRKTIKVKKLTLEV, from the coding sequence ATGAAAAATCAAACGGTTATCAAATTCGAGAATGTAAGTAAAACATTTTCTATTCAAGATAATAAAACCCAAACTTTTCGTGAAGTAATCATAGATCTTATTAGCTCGAAAAGAAAAAGACAAATCAAAGCTGTCAAAAATGTAAGTTTTGAAATTAAAAAAGGCGAATTTATTGGTATAGTTGGAGCCAATGGAAGTGGTAAATCTACATTGTTGCACCTAATGAGTGGAGTTTATAAACCAGACAAAGGCGGAAAAGTTACAACCATCGGTAGTTTCATCAGATTAAGCTTAGGTTTGGGATTTAACATCGAACTTACTGCTCGTGAGAATATTTATATCAATGCTTCGGTGATGGGATTGACTTTTAAGCAGATTGGAAGAAGGTTTTACAAAATAATAGAATTTGCAGAATTGAACGATTTTATCGACACAAAAATCAAATATTACTCCAAAGGAATGAAAAGTAGATTAGCTTTTGCCATTGCCATTCATGCCGAAGCAGATATTTTTTTAATGGACGAATTTTTTGGAGGTGTGGGCGATGAGAAATTTAAAGAAAAATCTGATAAAATTTTCAATGAAGCTTTCATTCAAGGACAAACCATTATTCATGTAAGCCATAATCTGGGAACTGTGAAAAAATATGCCAATCGTGTTTTTTTGATGCACAAAGGAGAATGCATCCAAATTGGCTCTCCGGCCGAAGTACTTGAAACTTATCGCAAAACAATCAAAGTGAAAAAA
- a CDS encoding ABC transporter permease, giving the protein MIVKKILESLPENNQFERIWILAKTDFKIRYYGTFLGLVWALINPLFRLSVYYIVFSLVIEHNIPNYGLHIFSGLVIWMFFLEGTKKGLNMIKSKRYLLENVDFNKLDIYISAVLSSLMGLLFNIFVYLIASSFSGIFPNWNLLFLPLMILNVCILVLAISIILSVIHIFIRDVSQIWDMLLLALFWLNPIFFARTSRVFDKFPALLYANPVAGIIINTRNVLLYGKPPDWGVLLFDYAYALALLGIGLIVFKKLFHKAAEKF; this is encoded by the coding sequence ATGATAGTAAAGAAAATATTAGAATCTTTGCCTGAAAATAATCAGTTTGAAAGAATTTGGATTCTGGCAAAAACAGATTTTAAAATCAGGTATTATGGTACGTTTTTAGGGCTGGTATGGGCTCTCATAAATCCGCTTTTTCGTCTTTCTGTTTATTATATCGTTTTTTCTTTAGTAATAGAGCATAATATACCAAATTACGGATTGCATATTTTTTCCGGCTTAGTGATTTGGATGTTCTTTCTTGAAGGAACCAAGAAGGGTTTGAATATGATTAAAAGCAAAAGATATTTGCTTGAGAATGTAGATTTTAATAAACTTGATATTTATATATCGGCAGTTTTAAGCAGTTTGATGGGATTGCTTTTTAATATATTTGTTTATCTGATTGCAAGCTCATTTTCAGGCATTTTCCCCAATTGGAACTTATTGTTTCTTCCTTTGATGATACTAAATGTCTGTATTCTTGTTTTAGCAATCAGCATAATTTTATCAGTTATTCATATTTTTATACGCGATGTAAGTCAAATTTGGGATATGCTTTTGCTTGCACTTTTTTGGCTGAACCCAATTTTCTTTGCCAGAACATCTCGAGTATTTGATAAGTTTCCTGCCTTATTATATGCTAATCCGGTTGCAGGAATAATTATAAATACAAGAAATGTTTTACTTTATGGAAAGCCGCCCGATTGGGGAGTTTTATTGTTCGATTATGCTTATGCCTTGGCTCTTCTCGGAATTGGATTAATTGTTTTCAAAAAGTTGTTTCACAAAGCGGCAGAAAAGTTCTAA